CCAAATTGTGCCTTACCACCCAACGGCTGCTGAGTAACCAGCGAGTAAGGACCGGTCGAACGGGCGTGCATCTTATCGTCTACCAGGTGATTCAACTTCAGATAGTACATGTAACCAACGGTGACCGGACGATCGAAAGCCTCACCGGTTAAACCATCATACAAAGTCATCTGACCGGATTCAGGCATGTCCGCCAAGCGCAACAACGTCTTGATCTGATCTTCACTGATACCGTCAAATACCGGAGACGCCATAGGCACACCGCGTTTCAGATTATTTGCCAACTCGATAATTTCTGCATCGGAGAAGCTGTCGAAATCAACTTGCTGACCTTGAGTTTCGTTGTAAATCTTATGCAGGAAGCCGCGCACTTCTTTCAAATCCGCCTGCTGCTGCAACATCGCATTGATTTTCTGGCCCAGACCTTCTGCTGCCAGACCCAAGTGAACTTCCAGAATCTGACCGACGTTCATACGCGACGGAACCCCCAGAGGGTTCAGACAGATATCAACCGGACGACCGGTTTCATCATATGGCATGTCTTCAACCGGACAGATACGCGAGATAACCCCTTTGTTACCGTGACGACCGGCCATCTTATCCCCAGGCTGAATACGACGCTTAATCGCAACGTAAACCTTAACCATCTTGGATACACCCGGCGCCAAATCATCACCCTGAGTCAACTTCTTGCGCTTCTCTTCATAAGCTTCGTTGAACTCTTTGCGCTTGTCTTTCAAATGCGATTCGGAAACTTCAAGCTGGTGCATGACATCTGCATCGTCAACATTCAAACCGAACCAACGCTCTTGAGGAACCGTTTGCATGAAAGCTTCATCGATTTTGGTTCCATCAACCAGCGACTTACCGATCAACAGTTCCTTCATACGCCCAAGCGTATCAGCTTCCAGGATTTTGTACTGTTCATCGATATCCTTGCGAATTTTCGACAATTCGTCTTCCTGAATAGACAAGGCACGTGCATCTTTCTGTACGCCTTCACGGGTAAAGACCTGAACATCGATAACCGTCCCTTCGACACCTTTCGTGACACGCAGAGAAGTATCTTTAACGTCAGACGCTTTTTCACCGAAAATAGCACGCAACAGCTTCTCTTCCGGAGTCAGCTGCGTCTCACCCTTCGGAGTTACCTTACCGACAAGGATATCACCCTGCTTCACTTCAGCCCCGATCTGTACAATGCCGCACTCGTCCAAACGAGCCAGTGCTGCTTCACCCACGTTTGGAATATCTGCAGTAATCTCTTCAGGCCCTAGTTTGGTATCACGCGCCAGACAGGTCAGCTCTTCGATATGAATCGTAGTGTAACGATCTTCCTGAACCACGCGCTCGGAAACCAGAATTGAGTCTTCGAAGTTGTAACCGTTCCACGGCATGAAGGCGATACGCATGTTTTGCCCCAACGCCAATTCACCCATATCGGTTGACGGTCCATCAGCAAGCACATCGCCGCGTTTCACCACATCACCGGCTTTCACGATCGGCTTCTGGTTAATACAGGTGTTCTGGTTAGAACGCTGGTACTTGACCAGGTTATAAATATCAACCCCGGATTCACCTTCTTTGATTTCATCGCCGTGAACACGGACAACAATACGCGCCGCATCCGAAGACAGAATCTCACCTCCACGTTCTGCAACCACTGCAACACCAGAGTCAATCGCAACTGTTTTTTCGATACCGGTACCAACCAAAGGCTTGTCTGCACGCAAAGTCGGAACGGCCTGACGCTGCATGTTAGCCCCCATCAAGGCACGGTTCGCATCATCGTGCTCAAGGAACGGAATCAACGATGCCGCAACCGAGACGATCTGCTTAGGAGAAACGTCCATAAAGTTCACGTCATTCGAAGAAGCCAGAATGGTTTCGTTCTGATGACGGGCAGTCACCAGGTTATTGATGAAATGACCATCCTGATCCACTTCGGCCGACGCCTGAGCGATAACATGCTGCGCTTCATCGATGGCAGAAACATATTCAATCTCGTCCGTAACTTTACCGTCGATTACCTTACGATACGGTGTTTCCAGGAATCCGTACTCGTTCGTCTTGGCATAAATCGCCAAGGTATTGATCAAACCGATGTTCGGTCCCTCTGGCGTTTCGATCGGACAAACACGACCGTAGTGAGTAGCATGAACGTCACGCACCTCAAACCCGGCACGCTCACGCGTCAAACCACCTGGCCCCAAAGCGGAGACACGACGCTTGTGAGTAACTTCAGAAAGCGGGTTAACCTGATCCATGAACTGAGAAAGCTGCGAAGAACCGAAGAACTCTTTAATGGCCGCTGAAACCGGCTTGGCATTGATCAGATCCTGTGGCATCAGGCCATCGGATTCCGCTTGATTCAAGCGCTCTTTCACCGCACGTTCAACACGAACCAAACCGACACGGAAAGCATTTTCAGCCATTTCACCGACGGCACGAATACGACGGTTCCCCAGAGTATCGATATCATCGACCGTGCTGTGCCCGTTACGAATACTGATCAACTCACGAATGACTTCAATGATGTCTTCTTTTTCCAGAACCACCGCACCTTCGTTTTCTTTACGGCCCAAACGGCGGTTCAGCTTCATGCGACCGACCGCAGACAGGTCGTAACGCGACTCATCAAAGAACAGGCTTTCGAAAAGTGCTTCGGAAGATTCTTTTGTTGGCGGCTCACCAGGACGCATCATACGGTAAATTTCAACCTGAGCTTCCAGCTGAGAAGAGGTGGTATCCAGGTTCAAAGTATCGGAAATGTAAGGCCCATTTTCTAACTCGTCGATATACAGTAACTTGATGTCGGCACCGGTAATTTCGGAAATTTTCGCAATCATGTCTGCGGTCAGAACATCATTGGTACGCGCAACCAACTCGCCGGTTGACTCGTCAATAATGCCGGAAGCCAATACCTTGCCAAGCAGGTAATCCGGTGGCACCGGAACTTGTTTGATACCGGCGTCTTTCAACTGCTTCACAGTGCGTGCAGTCACTTTCTTACCGGTTTCGACCAGAGTTTTTCCATCATGGACGATATCAAAAGTTGCCGTCTGCCCCTTCAACTGTTCAGCATTCAGCTCCAGCTCGAACGCATTTTTGGCAACATGGACATTATTTACATCAAAGAATTCGGCAAGAATTTCCTCGTTGCTGTATCCCATTGCACGCAACAGAACCGAAACCGGCAGTTTGCGTCGACGGTCGATACGAGTGAACAAGCAATCGTTGTGATCGAACTCAAAATCCAACCAGGAACCACGATAAGGGATGATACGCGCATTGAACAGCAACTTCCCTGAAGTATGTGACTTACCTTTATCGTTATCGAAAATAACACCCGGCGAACGGTGCAGCTGAGTCACAATAACACGCTCGGTACCGTTAATAACGAAAGTACCGTTGTCAGTCATCAAAGGAATATCACCAAGATAAACTTCTTGTTCCTTAACGTCTTTAACCGGACGTTTGCCCGCTGGAGCATCTTTATCGTAAATGACCAGACGCATTTTTACCCGCAGAGGTGCCGCGAAGGTCACACCACGCTGCTTACACTCTTTAACGTCAAACTCAGGCTGACCCATGTGATAGCTAACATATTCAAGATCAGCGGTACCGGCAACACCTTCAATCGGGAATACCGAAGCGAAAGCGGAGTGAAGACCAACGTTTTTACGTTCGGCCGGTTTTTTCTCCAATTGTAGAAAATCGTGGAAAGATCCTTTTTGCAGAGAGAGCAAATAAGGCACTTCTAGAATGGATGGGCGTGTCGCAAAGTCCTTACGAACGCGTTTCTTTTCCGTAAAAGAATAAGTCATCGTTTACCTCGACGATAAAGATTGTCATGACGCTTGTAACAATCTGTTACTAGAAAATGCATAAAACTGTGGTAGCTCTCCGCGCCTGTTTTATCAACAAACTTATCAACAGCTTACTAACACACTTTTACACACTGTTAAAACGAGAAAAGGCCGGCGTCAAAAACGCCAGCCAATTCCTGCTGAAACTCAGCCGTTAAAGTTAAATTACTTAACTTCGACTTCGATACCAGCTTCTTTAAGCTCGTTTGCAAGAGCTTCTGCTTCTTCTTTAGAAACAGCTTCTTTAAGAGTGAAAGGTGCGTTTTCAACCGCTTCTTTCGCTTCTTTAAGACCAAGACCAGTTGCACCACGGACTGCTTTGATCGCAGCAACTTTGTTCGCACCGGCACCGGTAAGAACAACGTCAAATTCAGTTTTCTCTTCAGCAGCTTCACCACCGGCAGCTGGACCAGCAGCAACCATTGCAGCGGCAGAAACGCCAAATTTTTCTTCCATAGCTTCAACCAGTTCAACAACTTCCATTACGGACATGTTGGCAACTGCTTCTAAAATATCTTCTTTTGTTACAGACATTGTAATCTCCAAAAATTTACTTTGATTTCTTCAAAAAATATAAAAACGATTAAGCGGCTTCTTTTTGTTCTTTGATCGCAGTAAGTGCGCGAGCAAGTTTTGCAACAGGCTCTTTCATAACAAATAGAAGTTTCGCAACTGCTTCGTCGTAAGTCGGTAGAGCAGCGATCTGCGCAGTAAAGCTTGCATCAAGACAACCTTCACCAATAGACAAAGAACGAACAACAAGTGCTTCATTTGTCTTTGCAAAATCACGGAATACACGAGCGGCATTCCCTAGTTCTTCGCCAGAGAAGGCGTAAACTAGAGGACCTGTAAAGGTTTCACCCATGTCTTCAAATTTCGTACCTTGCAGTGCGCGACGGGCCAATGTGTTTTTGATAACACGAATTTGCACGTTCGCTTTACGAGCTTCGGCACGAAGATTGGTCATTTGCTCTACAGTCAACCCACGATATTCAGCAGCCACAACTGAACCCGCTTCTGCTGCAATAGCAGAAACTTCTTCAACGACCAGCTTTTTATCTTCGATATTGAGTGCCATATAACCTCCAAAACAGTTTGATAGTGGCCTATCAAACCGGTCCATCTACGTAGGCTTATTACGATTAAGAATGCGCCTTGCATTCACCTACGGTCTGCGATGGGCACTCACGAATCAAATTAGATTGGAGACCCAATTCGCAAATAATGCCTGCACCAAAGTTAATTGGCGCAAACATCATTATAGTGATGACTGATCAACTACCAGGCCAGGACCCATGGTAGAAGAAATAGTCACTTTCTTGACGTATGTTCCTTTAGCAGAAGCAGGTTTTGCTTTGTTAAGGTCATCCATCAAGGCATTTAAGTTTTCTTTCAGCTTGTCAGCATCAAATGCAACGGTACCGATTGAAGCGTGAATAATACCCGCTTTATCCGCACGGAAACGAACCTGACCGGCTTTCGCGTTTTTGATCGCGCCAACAACGTCTGGTGTTACCGTACCGGTTTTAGGGTTAGGCATAAGACCGCGTGGACCCAAAACCTGACCCAGCATACCGACAACACGCATCGCGTCAGGAGAAGCGATAACGACGTCGAAATCCATCATGCCGCCTTTGATTTCAGCCGCAAGCTCTTCCATCCCGACAAACTCTGCACCGGCTTCTTTTGCCGCCGCCTGGTTAGCTTCACCGGTGAATACTGCAACGCGAACGTCTTTACCAGTACCGTTAGGCATAACAGTGGCACCACGAACAACCTGATCAGACTTACGAGGATCAATTCCCAGACGAACAGAAACATCAACCGATTCAACAAATTTCGATGTTGCCAATTCCTTAACCAGGTTTAGACCGTCGATGATGTCATAAGAAGCGTCACGATCAACTTTTTCAGCGAATAGCTTTTGCTTTTTAGTTAGTTTTGCCATCGTATTACTCCTCAACCACTAGACCCATTGAACGGGCAGAACCAGCGATAATTTTTACCGCCGCATCCAGATCATTTGCGTTCAAATCAGCCATTTTCGTGCTGGCGATTTCTTCAAGTTGCGCGCGAGTAACTGTACCAACCTTGTTCAAGTTAGGAACCGCAGAACCTGAAGTGATTCCAGCCGCTTTCTTCAAAAGAATCGCAGCAGGAGGAGTTTTCATAATAAAAGTGAAACTCTTATCACTGTAAACAGTGATCACAACTGGAATCGGCAAGCCTTTTTCCATGCTCTGTGTCTGCGCATTGAACGCTTTACAGAATTCCATGATGTTCACACCTTTTTGACCCAATGCCGGACCAACCGGTGGACTAGGGTTTGCATTTCCTGCACCAATCTGCAGTTTGATATAGCCGTCAACTTTCTTAGCCATTTCATTCTCCTGTTCGGGTCAAACGCCTTCCAGCTCCCCGGGTTAAAAAATCGGTCTTGATCCGATCAGTTCTTTTCGACCTGAGTAAAATCCAGCTCTACCGGAGTAGAACGTCCAAAAATCAACACCGACACTTGTAATTTATTTTTCTCGTAATCCACGCCTTCAACAACCGCTTCGAAATCTTTGAAAGGGCCATCAACAACACGAACCAATTCACCTGGTTCGTAAATAACTTTAGGACGTGGCTTATCGACACTGGTTTCAACACGCTGAAGAATCCGATCCACTTCTTTCTGAGTGATCGGAGCCGGACGATCAGACGTCCCGCCAATAAAGCCCATGACGTTTGGCACACTTTTGACCAAATGCCAGGTTTCTTCATTCATTTCCATCTGAACCAGAACATAGCCGGGGAAAAACTTGCGTTCACTGGTGCGTTTTTTGCCATCACGAATTTCAACAACTTCCTCGGAAGGCACTAGAACCTGACCGAACAATTCCGTCAATCCAGCACGCTCGGCGTATTCCGCCAGGCTTTTCTTAACCTTATTCTCGTAACCGGAATAAGCGTGTACCACATACCATCTTTGCGCCATCTTAACTACCCTGTCCCGTCAATAGCTGGACTGCCCACAAAAAGAACATATCCACCAACCATAAAAAGATCCCCATCAGGATCACAACCACAAAGACAATCAATGTCATCTGAATTGTTTCGGGACGAGTCGGCCAGACCACCTGACGCACTTCTCGTTTAGCATGCACTAAATATTGATACCAGCCTCGGCCGATAACCGTTTGATACAAAACAAACAAAGAAACCCCGATTCCGGCTACAACACCAAGAACACGCACCACAGGATGAACATCTTGGTAAATGTAATACGCAATCAGCGATCCGATAAGAATTGCCGCTGCTGCCAGCAACTTAATCGTATCCAAGGACCCTGAAGCCTTTTGACTATCTATTTCTTTACTCATAATCTATCAGCTAAATTAAAAAAACGACCCGTGTTCTTACAAACACAGGCCGTTATAAAATATGGCAGGGGTAGAGGGATTCGAACCCCCAACACCCGGATTTGGAATCCGGTGCTCTGCCAATTGGAGCTATACCCCTGGAGCAGTTCACAAAAAAGGGGGATTTTACCCCCTTTTTCTGTGATTTTCAAGTCTTATCTTTTTAGATATTACTCGATAATTTTAGCAACAACACCAGCACCAACAGTACGTCCACCTTCACGAATCGCGAAACGCAGACCTTCACCCATGGCGATCGGGTTGATCAATTCAACTGTCATCTGAACGTTATCACCAGGCATAACCATTTCAGTACCCGCTGGTAGTTCACATGCACCAGTTACGTCTGTTGTACGGAAGTAGAACTGTGGACGGTAACCGTTGAAGAATGGCGTATGACGTCCACCTTCATCTTTAGACAGAACATAAACTTCTGCTTCAAACTTGGTGTGTGGAGTAACAGTTCCTTTGTGAGCCAATACTTGACCACGCTCGATGTCTTCACGCTTAGTACCACGCAACAGGATACCTACGTTGTCACCCGCTTCACCTTGGTCAAGCAGTTTACGGAACATTTCAACACCTGTAACAGTGGTGGTGGTAGTTGGGCGAATACCAACGATTTCGATCTCTTCACCAACTTTGATAACACCTGTCTCAACACGACCGGTTGCAACCGTACCACGACCCTGGATTGAGAAGATGTCTTCTACAGGCATTAGGAATGGCTTGTCAGTGTCACGCTCTGGAGTTGGGATGTAAGTATCCAACGCGTCGATCAATTCACCGATTTTCGCTTCATATTCCGGATCACCTTCGATCGCTTTCAACGCAGAACCGATGATTACTGGCGTATCGTCACCTGGGAATTCGTACTGATCCAGAAGTTCACGTACTTCCATTTCAACCAATTCTAGAAGTTCTTCATCATCAACCATGTCCGCTTTGTTCAAGAAGACAACGATGTATGGTACACCAACCTGACGGGATAGCAGGATGTGCTCACGAGTCTGTGGCATCGGGCCATCCGCTGCAGAACAGACCAGGATCGCGCCGTCCATCTGCGCCGCACCAGTGATCATGTTTTTAACATAGTCAGCGTGCCCTGGGCAGTCTACGTGAGCGTAGTGACGAGTGTCAGATTCGTACTCAACGTGTGCGGTTGAGATCGTAATACCACGCTCACGCTCTTCCGGAGCGTTATCAATAGACGCGTAGTCCTTAACATCTCCACCGAATTTCTTACCTTGCACAATTGTCAAAGCCGCTGTTAGAGTCGTTTTACCATGGTCAACGTGACCGATAGTACCAACGTTTACGTGAGGCTTGGAACGTTCAAACTTTTCTTTTGCCATGATGCAAACTCCGTTATAGCAGCGACCTTACTTAGCAACAGACCGATGCCTACATTGAAAAAAATGGAGCTTCCAGCCAGGATCGAACTGGCGACCTCATCCTTACCATGGATGCGCTCTACCTACTGAGCTATGGAAGCAATGACTAAAAAGGCCCTCTCCATCGATTCAAATCAACAAAGAGAGCCCTAAAATTTGGAGCGGGTAAGGAGAATCGAACTCCTCTCATCGGCTTGGAAGGCCGAGGTAATAGCCAATATACGATACCCGCATGGTGGAGGGTGGTGGATTCGAACCACCGAAGGCTGAGCCAGCAGATTTACAGTCTGCCCCCTTTGGCCGCTCGGGAAACCCTCCAAATTGTGTGTGCGTATTCTATAGATAATTCGGAAGGTGTCAACACTAAATTTCACATTTTTTAAAAAATTGCAGTTTTATGACCGCATGCGCTAAAAACAACCCGCATAAGCCTTGAAAGGGGCATTCCGCTCGGAAGCGATTTTTCACTTCACGCTAGAAACTCATATACAAGCCGATGCTGCTGACAAGGATCAGCATGCCACCGATTACCTGCTTGAAGTGGGCATTGTTCTGCAGAATATATTCATGCGCTTTCAAACCGGCAACATGTCCGATAGCAGCAACCGGAATAAGAGCCAATGCCGTCACCCATTCGATCTTGACCCCGATCACAACAAAGGCACTCATCTTAATCGTCACCAGAATAAACCACAGAACAAATAACGTATTACGCAAATAGTGTGCCGCGACATGACGGGCAAACACCGCCACCATCAAAGGCGCTCCGGTCAAAGACGTCCCGGCAACGTAACCGCCGAGAACCAATAACACGCGGTCAACCCAATCATTGCCGCTGTGAATCGCTCTATTGAGAAACCACATCACTGCATAAAACAACGTGACACTATAGACAAAGATTACCAGCCACTGACTCGGCAGGCTAACCAGACCAAACACGCCAACCAGTGTCGCCGGAATAATCCAGCGAAAACTTGAACGCAGATACATCCAGTCCACTTTCTTTAAGGCCGAACTTAGCGTCAAGGCGGAAAAAAACAGCAAATGAATGCCGATCATCGGCAACCAATACAAGAGGTCATCATGCACCATCAACATAAACGGCAAACCAAGCGCCGCGCCGCCAAAGCCTAAACCGCTGCGCACAAAGCCGGTCCAGACAAAAATCAATGCGATCAGCAACCACTCACTATAGGTAAACTCCAATGTTCTATCCTTACATCCTTTTCGGCCAGTTTGATTTTACGCTTCGAACGCTGCCTGAACGGTGAAAAATCGACCGACCAAAAATTGAGCGTTAAAATAGACGCTGAATTTACCTGCGGCGAGAAACAAATGCAAACTCTGTGTCAGCTTGATACTTTACAACTCCTTTATCAGGACGAATCCATTGTCGCGATCCATAAACCGGCCGGCTTACTGGTACACCGTTCCCCGATCGATAAGCACGAAACCCAATTTGCAGTACAGATGACCCGCGATCTGGTCGGAAAAGACGTCTTTCCGGCACATCGTCTGGACAAAGCCACCTCCGGCCTGCTTCTGTTTGCACTTGACGCCGCTAGCGCACGAAGCCTCGGACAACAATTCAGCGCCCACAGTCTGCAAAAAACCTATCTGGCGCTATGTAGAGGCTGGACACCTAAAGACGGCATGATCGACAAACCACTGCTGTACAAGAAAGATAAATACGGCGACCGCGACAAGCAGGAACCGAGTGAACCACAGGAAGCGCTCACCGAATACCGGACTTTGGCACAAAGCACGTTGGATAAGCCACTCGGCAAATTCCCGCAACAGCGCTATTCGTTACTTCAGCTTAAACCGAAAACGGGCCGTAAACACCAGATTCGCCGCCACCTGAATGGTATCAGCCATCCGATTATCGGTGATGTCAGCTACGGCGATCGCCATCACAATCATCTATTCAACGATTGGCGCGGCTATCACCGCCTCTACCTGGCCGCCACCTCGCTGGAATTCACCCACCCGCAAAGCGGGCTGCCAATGATGATTAACGCACCCGTGCAGAACGATTTCCATCAAACCCTCTCAGCGCTGGATCTGGCTTCAGCGATTCCCGAACCATTCCAACCACAATAAACGAATCCGAAATGACTATGCAACTCAATCCTCACTGGCAAGCTTTAATCGATTTCGACCAACAGCACATCTGGCATCCTTACAGCGCTTCGCCCAACCCGATTCCGCCGATCGGCGTCAAATGCACACAAGGCTCGCTGATCACTTTGGCGGATGGAAACGAAGTTGTTGATGGCATGAGTTCCTGGTGGGCGGCCATTCACGGCTATAACCACCCGCAAATCATGCAGGCCATGAAAGAGCAGATTGATCAGATGCCGCATATTATGTTTGGCGGTTTGACACATGAACCGGCTGTCAAACTCGCCAAACGGCTGATTGAATTAACCCCGCAAGGACTGGATAAAGTCTTTTTTGCCGATTCCGGCTCAGTCTCAATGGAAGTCGCGATCAAAATTGCCCTGCAATACTGGATCAGTCGCGGACAAAACCGTAAAAATCGCCTTCTGACGGTGCGCAACGGCTATCACGGCGACACTTTCGCCACCATGGCGGTATGCGATCCGGTTAACGGCATGCACCACCTGTTTAACGAGGTATTGCGCAAAAACCTGTTTGCGCCTGCGCCGCAGATGGGGTTTGCACTGGAATCAGACAATCAGGATATCGCCGACTTAGAAGCCATTCTAAGGAAATATCATCCTGAAATTGCCGCCGTTACGATCGAACCGATTGTACAAGGCGCCGGCGGCATGCGCTTCTATCGCCCTGACTACCTCAAACAGCTCAAAACACTATGCGAACAATACGATGTGTTAATGATTGCCGATGAAATCGCCACCGGCTTCGGACGCACCGGAAAACTCTTCGCCTGCGAATGGGCGGAAGTTTCTCCTGATATTATGTGCGTCGGCAAGGCTTTGACCGGCGGCAACCTGACTTTAGCGGCGACACTTTGCACGGAAAATGTCAGCCGTACCATCAGTGAAGGCGAACCGGGGATACTGGCGCACGGCCCGACTTTTATGGCCAACCCGCTTGCCTGCGCGACCGCCATTGCATCGATCGACCTGTTATTAACCTCCCCTTGGCAACAGCGAATTGCCGACATCGAACGCCACCTGAAAATCGAACTCATGCCCCTGAAAGAACTGGAGTGCGTGTCGGAGGTGCGGGTGCTAGGGGCAATTGGCGTCGTAGAGCTGGAAAGAAGCGATCTCGGCT
Above is a genomic segment from Thiomicrorhabdus sp. containing:
- the rpoB gene encoding DNA-directed RNA polymerase subunit beta; protein product: MTYSFTEKKRVRKDFATRPSILEVPYLLSLQKGSFHDFLQLEKKPAERKNVGLHSAFASVFPIEGVAGTADLEYVSYHMGQPEFDVKECKQRGVTFAAPLRVKMRLVIYDKDAPAGKRPVKDVKEQEVYLGDIPLMTDNGTFVINGTERVIVTQLHRSPGVIFDNDKGKSHTSGKLLFNARIIPYRGSWLDFEFDHNDCLFTRIDRRRKLPVSVLLRAMGYSNEEILAEFFDVNNVHVAKNAFELELNAEQLKGQTATFDIVHDGKTLVETGKKVTARTVKQLKDAGIKQVPVPPDYLLGKVLASGIIDESTGELVARTNDVLTADMIAKISEITGADIKLLYIDELENGPYISDTLNLDTTSSQLEAQVEIYRMMRPGEPPTKESSEALFESLFFDESRYDLSAVGRMKLNRRLGRKENEGAVVLEKEDIIEVIRELISIRNGHSTVDDIDTLGNRRIRAVGEMAENAFRVGLVRVERAVKERLNQAESDGLMPQDLINAKPVSAAIKEFFGSSQLSQFMDQVNPLSEVTHKRRVSALGPGGLTRERAGFEVRDVHATHYGRVCPIETPEGPNIGLINTLAIYAKTNEYGFLETPYRKVIDGKVTDEIEYVSAIDEAQHVIAQASAEVDQDGHFINNLVTARHQNETILASSNDVNFMDVSPKQIVSVAASLIPFLEHDDANRALMGANMQRQAVPTLRADKPLVGTGIEKTVAIDSGVAVVAERGGEILSSDAARIVVRVHGDEIKEGESGVDIYNLVKYQRSNQNTCINQKPIVKAGDVVKRGDVLADGPSTDMGELALGQNMRIAFMPWNGYNFEDSILVSERVVQEDRYTTIHIEELTCLARDTKLGPEEITADIPNVGEAALARLDECGIVQIGAEVKQGDILVGKVTPKGETQLTPEEKLLRAIFGEKASDVKDTSLRVTKGVEGTVIDVQVFTREGVQKDARALSIQEDELSKIRKDIDEQYKILEADTLGRMKELLIGKSLVDGTKIDEAFMQTVPQERWFGLNVDDADVMHQLEVSESHLKDKRKEFNEAYEEKRKKLTQGDDLAPGVSKMVKVYVAIKRRIQPGDKMAGRHGNKGVISRICPVEDMPYDETGRPVDICLNPLGVPSRMNVGQILEVHLGLAAEGLGQKINAMLQQQADLKEVRGFLHKIYNETQGQQVDFDSFSDAEIIELANNLKRGVPMASPVFDGISEDQIKTLLRLADMPESGQMTLYDGLTGEAFDRPVTVGYMYYLKLNHLVDDKMHARSTGPYSLVTQQPLGGKAQFGGQRFGEMEVWALEAYGAAFTLQEMLTVKSDDLNGRTRMYKNIVDGNEYMEPGMPESFSVLRKEIRALGIDIELEQE
- the rplK gene encoding 50S ribosomal protein L11, which produces MAKKVDGYIKLQIGAGNANPSPPVGPALGQKGVNIMEFCKAFNAQTQSMEKGLPIPVVITVYSDKSFTFIMKTPPAAILLKKAAGITSGSAVPNLNKVGTVTRAQLEEIASTKMADLNANDLDAAVKIIAGSARSMGLVVEE
- the rplL gene encoding 50S ribosomal protein L7/L12; the encoded protein is MSVTKEDILEAVANMSVMEVVELVEAMEEKFGVSAAAMVAAGPAAGGEAAEEKTEFDVVLTGAGANKVAAIKAVRGATGLGLKEAKEAVENAPFTLKEAVSKEEAEALANELKEAGIEVEVK
- the nusG gene encoding transcription termination/antitermination protein NusG, whose protein sequence is MAQRWYVVHAYSGYENKVKKSLAEYAERAGLTELFGQVLVPSEEVVEIRDGKKRTSERKFFPGYVLVQMEMNEETWHLVKSVPNVMGFIGGTSDRPAPITQKEVDRILQRVETSVDKPRPKVIYEPGELVRVVDGPFKDFEAVVEGVDYEKNKLQVSVLIFGRSTPVELDFTQVEKN
- the secE gene encoding preprotein translocase subunit SecE, encoding MDTIKLLAAAAILIGSLIAYYIYQDVHPVVRVLGVVAGIGVSLFVLYQTVIGRGWYQYLVHAKREVRQVVWPTRPETIQMTLIVFVVVILMGIFLWLVDMFFLWAVQLLTGQGS
- the rplJ gene encoding 50S ribosomal protein L10, which produces MALNIEDKKLVVEEVSAIAAEAGSVVAAEYRGLTVEQMTNLRAEARKANVQIRVIKNTLARRALQGTKFEDMGETFTGPLVYAFSGEELGNAARVFRDFAKTNEALVVRSLSIGEGCLDASFTAQIAALPTYDEAVAKLLFVMKEPVAKLARALTAIKEQKEAA
- the rplA gene encoding 50S ribosomal protein L1, with amino-acid sequence MAKLTKKQKLFAEKVDRDASYDIIDGLNLVKELATSKFVESVDVSVRLGIDPRKSDQVVRGATVMPNGTGKDVRVAVFTGEANQAAAKEAGAEFVGMEELAAEIKGGMMDFDVVIASPDAMRVVGMLGQVLGPRGLMPNPKTGTVTPDVVGAIKNAKAGQVRFRADKAGIIHASIGTVAFDADKLKENLNALMDDLNKAKPASAKGTYVKKVTISSTMGPGLVVDQSSL
- a CDS encoding TSUP family transporter, which gives rise to MEFTYSEWLLIALIFVWTGFVRSGLGFGGAALGLPFMLMVHDDLLYWLPMIGIHLLFFSALTLSSALKKVDWMYLRSSFRWIIPATLVGVFGLVSLPSQWLVIFVYSVTLFYAVMWFLNRAIHSGNDWVDRVLLVLGGYVAGTSLTGAPLMVAVFARHVAAHYLRNTLFVLWFILVTIKMSAFVVIGVKIEWVTALALIPVAAIGHVAGLKAHEYILQNNAHFKQVIGGMLILVSSIGLYMSF
- a CDS encoding pseudouridine synthase — translated: MQTLCQLDTLQLLYQDESIVAIHKPAGLLVHRSPIDKHETQFAVQMTRDLVGKDVFPAHRLDKATSGLLLFALDAASARSLGQQFSAHSLQKTYLALCRGWTPKDGMIDKPLLYKKDKYGDRDKQEPSEPQEALTEYRTLAQSTLDKPLGKFPQQRYSLLQLKPKTGRKHQIRRHLNGISHPIIGDVSYGDRHHNHLFNDWRGYHRLYLAATSLEFTHPQSGLPMMINAPVQNDFHQTLSALDLASAIPEPFQPQ
- the tuf gene encoding elongation factor Tu, producing MAKEKFERSKPHVNVGTIGHVDHGKTTLTAALTIVQGKKFGGDVKDYASIDNAPEERERGITISTAHVEYESDTRHYAHVDCPGHADYVKNMITGAAQMDGAILVCSAADGPMPQTREHILLSRQVGVPYIVVFLNKADMVDDEELLELVEMEVRELLDQYEFPGDDTPVIIGSALKAIEGDPEYEAKIGELIDALDTYIPTPERDTDKPFLMPVEDIFSIQGRGTVATGRVETGVIKVGEEIEIVGIRPTTTTTVTGVEMFRKLLDQGEAGDNVGILLRGTKREDIERGQVLAHKGTVTPHTKFEAEVYVLSKDEGGRHTPFFNGYRPQFYFRTTDVTGACELPAGTEMVMPGDNVQMTVELINPIAMGEGLRFAIREGGRTVGAGVVAKIIE